Proteins from a single region of Mucilaginibacter daejeonensis:
- a CDS encoding helix-turn-helix domain-containing protein, translating to MRTLDRTSILYSCYQQRSREGEQFIAEHVFGVIISGTQKLFVDGETYEFGPGDLRFFRKDQLCRFEKEPPPGGEFLSVSVFLSKDTLRAMSIELDLHADGPYTGDAIKRLAPNKLLQNYIDSLSPYLHGSDTAIDPALTNLKVREAVMLLLQTNPDLKNALFDLSEPGKIDLQSFMNANYRFNVDISRFAYLTGRSLATFKRDFERIYHTSPSRWLQQQRLNDAYFLIKQKGKPVSDVYLEVGFKDLSHFSFAFKKVYGVSPTMV from the coding sequence ATGAGAACACTCGACCGCACTTCTATCCTTTACTCGTGCTACCAGCAACGCAGCCGTGAAGGCGAGCAGTTCATTGCCGAGCACGTGTTCGGCGTGATCATTTCTGGCACTCAAAAGCTTTTTGTGGATGGAGAAACTTACGAGTTCGGTCCGGGTGATTTGCGCTTCTTTCGGAAGGACCAACTATGCCGTTTTGAGAAAGAACCGCCTCCGGGAGGCGAATTCTTGTCTGTATCAGTGTTTCTGAGTAAGGACACCCTCAGAGCCATGAGTATTGAGCTAGATCTTCATGCTGATGGCCCTTACACGGGCGACGCCATCAAAAGGTTGGCGCCCAATAAGCTGCTCCAAAACTATATCGATTCGTTATCGCCCTACTTGCATGGCAGCGATACCGCCATCGACCCCGCGCTTACTAACCTGAAAGTACGCGAGGCGGTCATGTTGCTGTTACAGACCAACCCGGACCTCAAAAATGCACTATTCGACCTGAGCGAACCTGGCAAGATCGACCTGCAAAGCTTCATGAACGCCAATTATCGTTTTAACGTGGATATCAGCCGCTTTGCCTACTTGACGGGTCGCAGTTTGGCCACCTTCAAACGCGATTTTGAGCGGATCTACCATACCAGCCCCAGCCGCTGGCTGCAACAGCAAAGATTGAACGATGCTTACTTTTTGATCAAGCAAAAGGGCAAGCCAGTGTCTGATGTGTATCTTGAGGTAGGCTTCAAGGACCTGTCTCACTTCTCGTTCGCCTTCAAGAAAGTATATGGCGTAAGCCCTACCATGGTCTGA
- a CDS encoding oxidoreductase, producing the protein MTKVWFITGSSRGLGRSLTEAVLASGDQVAATARNVSSLQDLSSRYPDQLLPIALDVNDHAGVHRAVADTIARFGRIDVLVNNAGFGITGAAEAYTDEQVRSQLETNLHAPIEITRAVLPYMRKQRSGRILQISSIGGRVGNAGVTIYQAAKFGLSGFSEALSREVAPLGIKVTCVEPGGFRTDWASASMTYAPRVEGYEHTVDTRADFFASGKFVPMGDPDKAARVMIDLAGHPEPPVHLVLGSEAIGMLKNANEARDREMEQWLQVSTSTDHDEAENFLDTEMGKSYYKR; encoded by the coding sequence ATGACAAAAGTTTGGTTCATAACCGGTAGCTCACGTGGCCTTGGCCGCAGCCTTACCGAAGCTGTACTGGCCAGCGGTGATCAGGTGGCCGCCACCGCACGCAATGTTTCATCATTACAAGATCTGTCAAGCCGTTATCCTGATCAGCTGCTGCCTATCGCTTTAGATGTGAATGATCATGCCGGGGTTCATCGTGCCGTGGCCGATACCATTGCGCGCTTTGGCCGCATTGATGTGCTGGTGAACAACGCGGGCTTTGGCATCACCGGCGCTGCCGAAGCTTATACTGACGAACAGGTACGCAGCCAATTGGAGACCAATTTGCACGCCCCTATTGAGATTACCCGTGCCGTGCTGCCTTACATGCGCAAGCAACGCAGCGGACGCATATTGCAGATCAGCTCCATAGGTGGCCGTGTCGGTAATGCCGGTGTCACCATTTACCAGGCAGCCAAGTTTGGCCTGAGCGGCTTTAGCGAGGCCTTGAGCCGCGAGGTGGCACCGCTGGGCATTAAGGTCACCTGCGTTGAGCCGGGCGGTTTCCGTACCGATTGGGCAAGCGCTTCCATGACCTATGCCCCGCGTGTAGAGGGCTACGAACATACAGTAGACACCAGGGCCGACTTTTTTGCAAGCGGCAAATTTGTACCTATGGGAGACCCCGACAAGGCCGCCCGTGTAATGATCGACTTGGCTGGCCATCCCGAGCCACCTGTGCACCTGGTGTTGGGTAGTGAGGCGATAGGGATGTTGAAGAACGCCAACGAAGCTCGCGATCGTGAAATGGAACAATGGCTGCAGGTAAGCACCTCTACTGACCATGACGAGGCAGAGAATTTTCTGGATACCGAAATGGGCAAAAGTTATTACAAACGATAA
- a CDS encoding AI-2E family transporter: MLTPEKKPQATTPKDELTYVQKVWQTVTIVTLLVITILIARVAFNVLLMVMCGTLISVYFHGLGDLIERNTTLSRKWAMTISVGGSFILLGLVLWFMGNTLETQIAQLSNSLPGTINNFKAKLSESPVGQKVLEYFAGDDDDSSKKLMATAQSFFNTSFGVLGNIYIIFFLGIFFTSDPDLYKNGILLLLPENRKFTGRYIINRISLALKGWLKGMMLSIVLITIMLFIGLSIMHIPVAIVLALIAGMLKIIPNFGSLAAMIPGVLLALTISTQTAIIVSLIYIVSQTIVSNIITPIIQNKMINLPPALTIISQIIMGTLSGVLGIIMAVPLLAIVFILVDELYVKPMNLKKAQLAAGVDLP; encoded by the coding sequence ATGTTAACGCCCGAAAAAAAACCACAGGCCACCACTCCTAAAGATGAATTGACCTACGTACAAAAGGTATGGCAAACCGTGACCATTGTTACCTTGCTGGTGATCACTATACTGATCGCCCGAGTGGCTTTCAATGTATTACTCATGGTGATGTGCGGTACCTTGATATCTGTATACTTCCATGGCCTGGGCGACCTGATCGAGCGCAATACCACGCTCAGCCGTAAATGGGCCATGACCATTTCGGTGGGTGGTTCGTTCATATTGCTGGGCCTTGTGCTCTGGTTCATGGGCAATACACTCGAAACCCAGATCGCGCAATTAAGTAACTCCCTGCCCGGCACCATCAACAACTTCAAGGCCAAGCTATCTGAATCGCCCGTTGGGCAAAAGGTGCTTGAGTACTTTGCAGGTGATGATGACGATAGCTCCAAAAAGCTGATGGCTACCGCTCAATCTTTCTTTAATACCAGCTTTGGCGTATTGGGCAACATCTACATTATCTTCTTTCTGGGCATCTTCTTTACCTCTGATCCCGACCTGTACAAGAATGGTATTTTACTGCTGCTGCCCGAAAACCGCAAGTTCACCGGCCGCTATATCATCAACCGCATTAGTTTGGCACTTAAAGGCTGGTTAAAGGGAATGATGTTGTCCATCGTGCTCATTACCATTATGCTGTTCATCGGGCTAAGCATCATGCATATACCAGTAGCTATCGTACTGGCACTTATTGCCGGCATGCTCAAGATCATCCCTAACTTTGGATCGCTGGCGGCCATGATCCCGGGTGTGTTGCTGGCGCTCACTATCAGTACGCAAACGGCCATCATTGTATCGCTCATCTACATCGTATCGCAAACCATCGTAAGTAATATCATTACCCCCATCATACAGAACAAGATGATCAACCTGCCCCCTGCCCTTACCATCATTAGCCAGATCATTATGGGTACCCTATCGGGCGTGCTGGGAATCATTATGGCGGTGCCGTTGCTGGCGATCGTTTTTATATTGGTAGATGAACTTTATGTCAAACCTATGAACCTCAAGAAAGCTCAACTGGCCGCGGGTGTGGACCTACCTTGA
- a CDS encoding helix-turn-helix domain-containing protein → MKHYSSITELHRENGFVPPEHPLISFARCNNTCPLGDREFTTDMYMIGFKKLKAGMIKYGRTKYDHENGSMSFMKPRQIIEFNNLEFEEDGFLIFIHEDYLAGHPLLAEIRLYGFFEYESNEALHLSPKEEEIIWDLYNKTIAEYDNNPDEYSREIMLSYIGSILKYAQRFYKRQFIDRTGLSGNTVTRFDHVLKSYFESGSLAQRGLPTVQSLASQLNVSARYMSDMLKQETGKTALELIHIHMMTEAKNRLRSADVSIAEVAYQLGFENPPYFTRLFKKEVGITPTEFKRTLLN, encoded by the coding sequence ATGAAACACTACAGCAGCATTACCGAACTGCATCGCGAGAACGGCTTTGTGCCACCCGAACATCCGCTAATCAGCTTTGCGCGCTGCAATAACACCTGCCCATTGGGCGATCGTGAGTTCACTACCGATATGTATATGATCGGCTTTAAAAAGCTAAAGGCGGGCATGATCAAGTATGGCCGCACCAAGTACGATCACGAGAACGGTTCCATGTCGTTCATGAAACCAAGGCAGATCATCGAGTTCAACAACCTCGAATTTGAAGAGGATGGCTTCCTCATCTTCATCCATGAGGATTATCTGGCCGGTCACCCACTGCTGGCCGAAATAAGGTTGTACGGATTTTTTGAATATGAATCGAACGAAGCATTGCACCTGTCGCCCAAGGAAGAAGAGATCATTTGGGACCTTTATAATAAGACCATAGCCGAGTACGATAACAACCCCGACGAGTACAGCCGCGAGATCATGCTGAGCTACATAGGCTCGATCCTCAAATATGCCCAGCGTTTTTATAAGCGGCAGTTCATTGATCGTACCGGTCTGTCGGGCAATACGGTCACCCGCTTTGACCACGTGCTTAAAAGTTATTTTGAAAGCGGGTCATTGGCTCAAAGGGGATTACCTACGGTACAGAGCCTGGCATCACAACTCAATGTATCGGCCCGTTACATGAGCGATATGCTGAAGCAGGAGACCGGCAAAACAGCCCTTGAACTGATCCACATCCACATGATGACCGAGGCCAAGAACAGGCTGCGATCGGCCGATGTGAGCATCGCAGAGGTGGCCTATCAACTAGGGTTCGAGAATCCGCCGTACTTTACAAGGCTGTTCAAAAAAGAAGTGGGCATTACCCCTACCGAGTTCAAACGAACCTTGCTGAACTGA
- a CDS encoding SDR family NAD(P)-dependent oxidoreductase codes for MAKTIFITGASRGFGKIWAKALLDRGDQVAATARNLDHLNDLVTEYGSKILPIQLDVTDRAASFAAVQKAADHFGHIDVLINNAGYGLFGTIEENTEAEVRQQFETNVFGLLWVTQATLPIMRQQGHGHIIQVSSILGVVTLPNLGIYNATKFAVEGLSETLASEVKDMGINITLVEPNGFATDWAGASAVQSTQLPAYDGVRAAFAKGMENPDTFGIPEATTPAILKLIDAPQPPLRLFLGKVALPFAKQVYEQKLAEWHEWQDVSNAAHGK; via the coding sequence ATGGCAAAAACTATTTTTATAACCGGCGCATCGCGCGGTTTTGGCAAAATATGGGCAAAAGCCCTTTTAGATCGCGGCGATCAGGTGGCTGCTACTGCACGCAACCTCGACCATCTGAACGATCTGGTGACCGAGTATGGCAGCAAGATCCTCCCTATCCAGTTAGATGTTACCGACCGCGCCGCCAGCTTTGCAGCGGTACAAAAAGCGGCCGACCATTTTGGCCATATCGATGTACTGATCAATAACGCAGGTTACGGCTTGTTCGGCACTATTGAGGAGAACACAGAGGCCGAGGTTCGTCAGCAATTCGAGACCAACGTATTCGGTCTGCTTTGGGTAACACAAGCTACCCTGCCGATCATGCGCCAGCAAGGCCATGGGCACATCATCCAGGTATCGAGCATATTAGGTGTGGTGACACTACCGAACCTCGGTATTTACAACGCCACCAAATTTGCGGTGGAAGGTTTGAGCGAGACCCTGGCCAGCGAGGTAAAGGACATGGGCATCAACATCACCCTGGTAGAGCCTAACGGCTTTGCTACCGACTGGGCAGGCGCATCGGCCGTTCAAAGCACTCAATTGCCTGCTTATGATGGTGTACGTGCAGCATTTGCAAAAGGCATGGAGAACCCCGACACCTTCGGTATCCCTGAAGCTACCACACCGGCTATCCTTAAACTGATCGATGCCCCTCAACCTCCGTTACGTTTGTTCCTGGGTAAGGTGGCGTTGCCATTCGCCAAACAGGTGTATGAACAAAAACTGGCCGAATGGCACGAGTGGCAGGACGTATCTAACGCTGCACACGGCAAGTAA
- a CDS encoding PAS domain S-box protein: MTNDTQLLNKDILLQVLALSKDATAVYSSAELTIEFATDTMIAFWGKDRSIIGMPLGDAVPELKGQPFLDLLRNVWITGETYQAQDTPAELLRDGHLQTFYFDFEYRAIKNADGKTYALLHTATEVTERLKALERVKISERKEQELNTELAATNKELQAVNDDYFTVNKELYALNEEYQTANSELAATNKQLNDAYTQLNDTTDTLKLTEARARLLLEQAPVAIGLIDATSYAMLSANELMIDLWDLTRQDIGKPLTDILPPATAENLLSIIEEVKTTGAPVYGYEIDTLRGNNEQREAGYHNFVYQPLKDSKGKVYNIMVVANDITEQSKLKRQIQYSEQRLIQMIGTAPLGMTILKSRDLIIEVANEPMFKIWGRTREQTIGHKILDVFPELLDQPFPQMLASIFETGERIAISEIPVDISDLDGSIRKIYVNFTYDPMLDEDGNVEAIVAAVIDITEIVETRQKLEESEAALQQFNEELSAVNEEQEAANEELLATNEELAAAQHEIQRFNNKLIESENRIRSILEQAPLGMCVLSGPEHMIEIANESILKIWGRTEEEVLGKPHHLARPELDGQPVYEWLDAVYHTGITKVNNEFRVMLYNHGTLREAYVNSIYQPLRNANDEVIGIMVLIDEITDKVKARLEAQRVQEMFSIAVEAGELGTFYYDPLTNRFSGNELLRSWFGLKPEENFDLNIATDCILDTDRQRVIDAITYALDPASGGKYDIEYTIVNPLTQEHRIVKAKGKTLFDEHDHTALSLNGTLLDITERKKDEQRKNDFIGMVSHELKTPLTSLKAYLQILQARALKANDSFTSGALEKADNQVKKMTGIINGFLNVTRLESGKIHIDKQHFALGELIKETDEEISATVSGHTVIFECTEELIVEADRDKIGQVINNLVSNAVKYSPNGSHIEVKCAAVNDQAVISVSDNGMGIKEQDIEKLFDRYYRVEGEMTHTISGFGIGLYLSAEIIQRHNGRIWVESEYGKGSTFYFSLPL, translated from the coding sequence ATGACCAACGATACCCAGCTGCTTAATAAAGATATACTACTCCAGGTTCTCGCACTATCAAAAGATGCCACTGCTGTGTACAGTTCTGCGGAGCTGACCATTGAGTTCGCCACTGATACCATGATCGCTTTTTGGGGCAAGGACCGCAGCATTATAGGCATGCCGCTGGGCGATGCTGTGCCTGAGCTAAAGGGACAGCCTTTTTTGGACCTGCTGCGTAACGTGTGGATCACGGGCGAGACCTATCAGGCGCAGGACACACCGGCCGAGCTGCTTAGAGACGGCCACTTGCAGACCTTCTATTTTGACTTTGAATATAGGGCCATCAAAAATGCGGACGGCAAAACTTATGCGCTGCTTCATACAGCTACTGAAGTTACTGAACGTTTAAAGGCTTTGGAACGGGTCAAGATAAGCGAGCGCAAAGAGCAGGAGCTGAACACCGAACTTGCTGCTACCAATAAAGAGCTCCAGGCTGTTAATGATGATTATTTCACGGTCAACAAAGAGTTGTATGCCCTTAACGAAGAATACCAGACGGCCAACAGCGAACTGGCTGCCACCAATAAACAGCTGAACGACGCGTATACGCAGCTGAATGATACAACTGACACCCTGAAGCTTACCGAAGCGCGCGCACGTTTGCTGCTGGAACAGGCCCCCGTGGCCATAGGACTGATCGATGCTACAAGTTACGCCATGCTATCGGCCAACGAACTTATGATCGACCTGTGGGATCTTACCCGCCAGGATATCGGCAAGCCGTTGACCGACATTTTACCGCCGGCAACGGCAGAGAATCTATTGTCTATTATTGAGGAGGTGAAGACCACCGGCGCCCCTGTTTACGGTTATGAGATCGACACCCTTCGTGGCAATAACGAGCAGCGTGAGGCTGGCTATCACAACTTTGTGTATCAACCCTTAAAAGATAGTAAGGGCAAGGTGTACAACATTATGGTGGTAGCTAATGACATTACCGAGCAAAGCAAGCTAAAAAGGCAGATCCAATACAGCGAGCAGCGCCTCATTCAAATGATCGGTACTGCCCCGTTGGGCATGACCATTTTAAAAAGCCGCGACCTGATCATCGAGGTGGCTAACGAACCCATGTTCAAAATATGGGGCCGCACCCGTGAACAAACGATAGGTCATAAAATACTTGACGTTTTCCCTGAGCTGCTTGATCAGCCGTTCCCTCAAATGCTGGCTTCTATCTTCGAGACAGGTGAACGCATCGCTATCAGCGAGATACCGGTTGACATCAGTGACCTGGACGGTTCCATACGCAAGATATACGTCAACTTTACGTACGACCCAATGTTGGACGAGGACGGTAACGTGGAGGCCATAGTTGCGGCGGTGATCGATATCACCGAGATCGTGGAGACCCGCCAAAAGCTGGAAGAAAGTGAGGCGGCCTTGCAACAGTTCAATGAAGAGCTGTCAGCCGTTAACGAGGAACAGGAAGCCGCCAACGAGGAATTACTGGCCACCAACGAGGAGCTGGCCGCTGCACAGCACGAGATACAACGCTTTAATAATAAACTGATCGAGAGCGAGAACCGCATTCGTAGCATCCTTGAGCAAGCTCCACTGGGCATGTGCGTGCTTAGCGGCCCTGAGCATATGATCGAGATCGCTAATGAGAGTATATTGAAGATATGGGGCCGCACCGAAGAAGAGGTATTGGGCAAACCGCATCACCTGGCACGCCCCGAGCTGGACGGACAACCCGTTTACGAGTGGCTGGATGCCGTATACCATACCGGTATCACCAAAGTGAATAACGAGTTCAGGGTGATGCTATATAACCACGGTACGCTGCGCGAGGCCTATGTGAACTCTATATATCAACCCCTACGCAACGCTAACGATGAGGTGATCGGTATCATGGTGCTGATCGATGAGATCACCGACAAGGTGAAGGCACGATTGGAAGCTCAACGGGTACAGGAAATGTTCAGCATCGCGGTGGAGGCAGGCGAACTGGGCACATTCTATTACGACCCATTGACCAACCGTTTCTCGGGCAACGAATTACTCCGGTCATGGTTCGGGCTGAAGCCTGAGGAGAACTTTGACCTTAATATAGCCACTGACTGTATTCTGGACACCGACCGGCAACGGGTGATAGATGCCATTACCTACGCACTCGACCCGGCCTCAGGCGGCAAATATGATATCGAGTACACTATCGTGAACCCGTTAACACAGGAGCATCGTATCGTGAAGGCCAAAGGCAAGACCTTATTTGACGAACACGACCATACCGCATTAAGCCTTAACGGCACCTTGCTCGATATAACCGAACGCAAAAAGGACGAGCAACGCAAGAACGATTTCATTGGCATGGTAAGCCATGAGCTTAAAACACCACTCACCTCGCTAAAAGCCTATTTGCAGATCTTGCAGGCCAGAGCATTGAAGGCTAATGATAGCTTTACATCGGGCGCACTGGAAAAGGCCGACAACCAGGTCAAAAAGATGACCGGCATCATCAACGGCTTCCTGAACGTGACCAGGCTCGAATCGGGTAAGATCCATATCGATAAACAGCATTTTGCTTTAGGCGAGCTGATCAAAGAGACCGACGAAGAGATCAGCGCTACGGTATCAGGCCATACGGTGATCTTTGAGTGCACCGAAGAACTGATCGTGGAGGCCGACCGTGACAAGATCGGGCAGGTGATCAACAACCTGGTCAGCAACGCGGTGAAGTACTCGCCCAACGGCTCGCATATCGAGGTCAAATGTGCAGCAGTTAATGATCAGGCTGTGATCAGCGTGAGTGATAATGGCATGGGTATCAAAGAGCAGGACATTGAAAAATTGTTCGATCGCTACTACCGCGTAGAGGGTGAGATGACGCACACCATCTCGGGTTTCGGTATCGGTCTATACCTCTCGGCAGAGATCATCCAACGTCATAATGGTCGCATTTGGGTCGAGAGCGAGTATGGCAAGGGTTCGACCTTTTATTTTAGTTTACCCCTTTAA
- a CDS encoding ATP-binding protein, with product MKIRSATRYLNDWSGSQTLLNAQLKLFTLMLAANVVKGGIYLYDAMTRYNGDGSGRAIRLMVSSMLIILVLRRFPKILKWGIHYAVIATIAHVYYRTFNRSVGLDVVTLQAIIMVIISAFYGLGKLWGTIYTIIAAAASIAVHFISFRFTGLHPLPQNLNDIYIVVNWLVILFSHIYFHGVLYGNLRASKTLSLQLAEAAQAKTNFLSTMSHELRTPLNSVIGIAGLLISDEANAKQKEQLDVLKFSAEGLLTLINDILDINKLDAGKLELESTPFSLDLLLNGIAQGMEFKAHEKGLKFKSDVDASLKNKTFQGDPARLGQILYNLVGNAVKFTEKGEVTLKVELLKAEKLTHQMRFRVTDTGIGISPEQQKLIFEPFQQATASTTRKFGGTGLGLAIVKQLAEMFGSQIQLESELGVGTSFYFDLSLEQVEQQAPTTLSTATTPTEKNLSGLRILLAEDNMMNIYFMKQLFKRWDITADIAENGAEVLELLDQKDYDLVLMDMHMPVMDGMQATQKIRQMIDPAKANIYIIALTASVSDQIQKRVINCGMNDYLHKPFQLEELRAKLEERADRS from the coding sequence ATGAAGATCAGGAGTGCGACCCGGTACCTCAACGACTGGTCGGGCAGCCAAACCTTGCTGAATGCTCAGCTTAAGCTATTTACCTTAATGCTGGCCGCCAATGTGGTAAAAGGTGGCATCTATTTATATGATGCCATGACCCGTTACAACGGTGATGGTAGCGGCCGGGCCATCCGTTTAATGGTTAGTTCCATGCTGATCATACTGGTGCTGCGCCGGTTCCCCAAGATCCTGAAATGGGGCATCCATTATGCGGTCATCGCTACCATTGCCCACGTGTATTACCGCACGTTCAACCGGTCGGTGGGGTTAGATGTGGTGACCCTGCAAGCGATCATCATGGTGATCATCTCGGCATTTTACGGCCTCGGCAAATTGTGGGGCACCATTTACACCATTATTGCGGCGGCGGCATCCATAGCTGTTCATTTCATCTCGTTTCGTTTCACCGGACTCCACCCACTGCCTCAAAACCTAAACGATATTTATATCGTGGTCAACTGGCTGGTGATTCTGTTCTCGCATATCTACTTTCATGGCGTACTTTACGGTAACCTGCGCGCCAGCAAGACGTTGAGTTTGCAACTGGCAGAGGCTGCCCAGGCCAAGACCAACTTTTTATCGACCATGTCGCACGAGTTGCGTACGCCTCTTAACTCGGTGATCGGTATAGCAGGACTGCTCATCAGTGATGAGGCCAATGCCAAGCAAAAGGAACAGCTCGATGTGCTTAAGTTCTCGGCCGAGGGATTGTTGACGCTTATCAACGACATCCTAGATATCAATAAGCTCGATGCCGGCAAACTGGAGCTGGAATCCACTCCCTTCTCGCTCGACCTGCTCCTGAACGGCATTGCCCAGGGCATGGAGTTCAAGGCGCACGAAAAAGGATTGAAGTTCAAGAGCGATGTGGACGCCTCTCTAAAGAACAAGACCTTTCAGGGAGACCCGGCGCGTTTAGGCCAGATCTTGTATAACTTGGTCGGTAACGCGGTCAAATTCACCGAAAAAGGCGAGGTGACCCTTAAGGTCGAACTACTGAAGGCTGAAAAGCTGACCCACCAAATGAGGTTCAGGGTGACCGATACGGGTATAGGCATTTCCCCGGAGCAGCAAAAGCTGATATTCGAGCCTTTTCAGCAGGCTACGGCAAGCACCACCCGCAAATTTGGTGGAACAGGTCTGGGATTGGCGATCGTGAAGCAACTAGCCGAGATGTTCGGCAGCCAGATCCAATTAGAAAGCGAGTTGGGCGTAGGCACAAGCTTCTATTTCGACCTCTCGTTGGAACAAGTAGAACAGCAGGCACCTACCACCTTAAGCACCGCCACTACTCCTACCGAAAAGAACTTGAGCGGTCTGCGTATCCTGTTGGCAGAGGACAATATGATGAACATTTACTTCATGAAGCAGCTGTTCAAACGTTGGGATATCACTGCTGATATTGCCGAGAACGGCGCTGAAGTTTTAGAGCTGTTGGACCAAAAAGATTACGACCTGGTGCTGATGGACATGCACATGCCGGTAATGGATGGCATGCAAGCCACACAAAAGATCAGGCAAATGATCGATCCGGCAAAAGCCAACATTTATATCATCGCCTTAACGGCATCCGTTTCTGATCAGATCCAAAAACGCGTGATCAATTGCGGTATGAACGATTATTTGCACAAGCCCTTCCAACTGGAGGAGTTACGGGCCAAGTTAGAAGAACGGGCTGACCGCTCATGA
- a CDS encoding EVE domain-containing protein, with protein MNHWLVKSEPFKYSWEKFNQDGRTFWDGVRNYQARNNLKGMKEGDLVLYYHSNEGKAVVGVAKVVKEFYQDPTTDDANWVVVDLVPVESLKNPVTLEQIKADERLKDISLVRQGRLSVMPLKAEEFDRIIELGS; from the coding sequence ATGAATCATTGGCTCGTTAAGTCAGAACCTTTTAAATACAGTTGGGAAAAGTTCAACCAAGATGGTCGCACCTTTTGGGATGGCGTGCGTAACTACCAGGCCCGTAATAACCTTAAAGGAATGAAGGAAGGCGACCTGGTGCTGTACTACCATAGCAACGAGGGTAAGGCTGTAGTGGGCGTGGCCAAGGTGGTGAAGGAGTTTTACCAGGACCCTACCACTGACGATGCCAATTGGGTGGTGGTCGATCTGGTGCCTGTCGAATCATTAAAGAACCCGGTAACGTTGGAGCAGATCAAGGCCGATGAGCGTTTGAAGGATATATCGCTGGTGCGGCAGGGCCGCCTGAGCGTGATGCCGTTAAAGGCCGAGGAGTTCGACCGCATTATCGAGTTGGGCAGCTGA
- a CDS encoding aldo/keto reductase → MIYRNFKDTQIAEVGLGTWQLGSADWGTVNEDDALQILQAYVDAGGNFIDTADVYGMGVSETIIGKFLKTSAKELYVATKLGRRHDGSNGWPQNFSYEAMERQVTDSLKHLGQEQLFLEQLHCIPTEEMRSGQVFDHLRTLQQKGLIRHFGASVETSEEALICLEQEGLASLQIIFNLFRQHVADEVFAKAKERGVALIVRVPLASGLLSGKFNSNTSFGANDHRNFNANGEAFNAGETFSGIDFKEGVKLAGQIKTLLPDERMAQWAIRWILDHPEVTTVIPGASKISQVNNNVEASALPPLPPETHQKLRELYDQQICQQIRGHF, encoded by the coding sequence ATGATATACAGGAATTTTAAAGATACACAGATAGCTGAGGTCGGGTTGGGCACCTGGCAGTTGGGCAGTGCCGACTGGGGCACCGTGAATGAGGATGATGCCTTACAGATCCTACAAGCCTATGTGGACGCGGGCGGCAATTTCATTGACACCGCTGACGTATACGGCATGGGTGTGAGCGAGACCATCATTGGCAAGTTCCTCAAAACCTCGGCAAAGGAATTATACGTGGCCACTAAACTGGGCCGCCGCCATGACGGCAGCAACGGCTGGCCGCAAAACTTTAGCTACGAGGCAATGGAGCGCCAGGTGACGGATTCGTTGAAGCACCTGGGACAAGAGCAGCTATTTTTAGAACAGCTGCACTGCATCCCTACCGAAGAGATGCGCTCCGGGCAAGTGTTCGATCACTTGCGCACGCTGCAGCAAAAAGGACTGATCCGTCATTTTGGCGCCAGTGTTGAAACGTCGGAAGAAGCTTTGATCTGTTTGGAGCAGGAAGGATTGGCCTCGTTGCAAATCATCTTTAATTTGTTCCGGCAGCATGTGGCCGACGAGGTATTTGCCAAGGCCAAAGAAAGGGGCGTGGCCCTGATCGTACGTGTGCCGCTGGCCAGTGGTTTGCTGAGTGGAAAGTTCAATAGCAACACCAGTTTTGGAGCTAACGATCACCGTAACTTTAATGCCAATGGCGAGGCATTCAATGCAGGAGAGACCTTCTCGGGTATCGACTTCAAAGAGGGAGTGAAACTGGCCGGCCAGATCAAGACCTTGCTGCCTGATGAGCGCATGGCACAATGGGCTATCCGCTGGATATTGGATCACCCTGAAGTGACCACCGTGATACCGGGTGCATCCAAGATCAGCCAGGTGAACAACAACGTAGAGGCATCCGCATTGCCACCTTTACCACCCGAAACACACCAAAAATTGCGTGAGTTGTACGATCAGCAGATCTGCCAGCAAATTCGAGGACATTTTTAA